GCCTACATCCTGCGCGGCAGCCGACCGGAGGCCGTCATCGTGCAGCACGCCCCCGCGCGTGCGGTCCTGGACGACTACCCCGCGATCGCGATGCCGACGGTCGCGAGCGAGATCGCCCTGATCGAGGCGTTCGCCGAGACCAGGGTCATCGGCGTGACGGTCAACCACGAGCACCTGTCCGATAGCCAGCTCGGCGAGGCGATCGATGAGCTCGAACTGGAGCTCGGCATCCCGGCCACCGATCCGCTGACCAGGAGCCTGGACGAACTCGTCGGGATGGTGCTGCTCGCGTTCCCCGCTCTGGCGGCCATCGCGGTTCCGCTCGCCGCCCCGCTCGCGGCCGCGAGCTGACCCGGGCTCAGGCGCGTTCGGCGCTGCTCGCGAGGCCGAGCAGACCCTCCGTCGCGCGCACGAGGTCGTCGGCTGCGCGTCCGTCCAGGCTCGCGGCCAGCGCCGCCGCGAGCCGGCCCGTCCCGGCGCCGGACGGAGCGGCGTCGAGGACGCCGAGCAGGTCGGCGGCGTGCAGCGCCTCGATCGCGACGACCTCCGCGGTCCGCGCGAGCGAGCGCCGCAGGAGCCGCAGGGCCAGGGGCGCGTAGGTCGCGTGATCCTCCACGCCCGACAGCGTGGAGCTGCCGAGCGTCGCCGGGGCCGCGAGCTGGCGCACCTCGGCGACCGCGTCGGCGGCCGCATAGAGGAGGAGGCCGGGGATGCGGGTGCGGCCCTCCCGGCGAGCGGGGGCGAGCGCCGACGAGAGGGCGGCCGTGCGACGCTCCGAGGCCTCGGCCGCGTGGGCCAGCGCCAAGCGCAGGTTCTCCAGCGCGAGCGACAGCGGGAGCGCCTGGAAGTTTCCGCCGGAGATCAGGCGGCCGCTCGGGAGGTCGACCACCGGGTTCTCCGAGCGCGCGGCGAGCTCCGCCTCCAGCTCTGCGCGGAGCCGGGCGATCGACTCACGGAGGGCGCCGTGGAGCTGCGGCGCGGTCCGGAAGGAGAGCGGGTCCTGGACGCTGACCGTGCGATCCGTCGCCTCCACAGCGCTGCCGGCCAGAGCCACACGGATCGCGTGGGCGGACGCGCGCTGACCCTCGCCTCCGCGCGCGTCGGCCACGGCCTCGGCGTACGGGCTGAGGTTGCCCGCGGGTCCGTGGGCGGCGACAGCCTCCAGCGACAGGGCGACGACCAGGTCGGCCGCCTCGGCGAGCTGCCGGGCGGCGACGGCGGCGAGCGAGCCGACGCCCACGCTCAGCGCGTTGGCGCTCAGGGCGGCCAGCGCTTCGTGCGGCGCGAGCTCGATGGGCTGGAGGCCGGCGTCGGCGAGGGCGGCCTCGGCCGGCACTGCTTCCCCGTCGCGCAGCACAGTGCCGGTGCCGATGACCACGGCGGCGACCTCCGCCAATGCGGTCAGGTCCGCCGCCCCCACCGAGCCGCGCGAGGGGATGCGCGGCGTCACGCCCGCGTTGAGCAGTGCCGCGTACGCATCGGCGAGCTCGGGCCGAACGCCCGCTCCCCCGCGCGTGAAGCCGGCGAGCCGCGCGGCGACCACCGCGCGCGCCTCCGTCTCGGTGAGCGGCTCGCCGACGCCGCCGCGGTGGTTCGCGATGGTGCGGCGCTGGAAGGCGGCGAACTCGTCGGCCTCCACCGCGTCGTCGCGGCCGGCGCCGAGCCGGCGGTTCAGTCCGTAGACCGGCTCGCCCGACTCGATCGCACGGTCGACCACGGCACGGGAGGCCGCGAGCGTCGCCCGCGCGTCGGCGTCGAGTTCGACCGGTGCGCCCTCGGCGACCGCCACGATGTCGGAGACGGTCGGAGGCTGCGCGCCGAGCCGGACGGTCCGCATCTCAACAGCGCTGGCCATCTCAGAAATCGGCCAGGTTCTGCCGCAGGCCCGCGTCGCCGAGCTCGGTGCGCAGCAGGCCGCGCCGCCGCAGGGCGGGCACCAGCGGGTCGAGCGTGCGGTGCACGTTGGCCGGGTGTACCTGGCCGGTGAAGAGGAACCCGTCTCCGCCGACGGCCTCCCCCAGCTCGCCCAGGTGGTCGGCCACCTCGTCGGCCGTGCCGATGATCGCCAGGCCGTCCTTCTTCGCACGGGTCTGCAGGATCTCGCGGAGGGTGGAGCCCGCCGGAGCCGACGAGACGAAGTTGTCGAGGGTGCCGCGGTTGCTGTTGGTGGTGACGTCCGGCAGCGGGGCGTCGAGGTCGAAGGTCTTGAAGTCGACGCCGGTCAGGTAGCTGATCGACTGGAGCTGCTCGTCGATCGCGGCCTGCGTCAGCTCGGCGCGCGCGGCGCGGACGCTGGCGGTCTCCTCGGCGTTCGCAGTCAGGATCGGCTGCACGACGAACAGCACCTTCACCGCGTCGGCCGGGCGGCCGTGCTGCTCGGCGACCTCCCGGATGCTGTCGCGGTACTCCCGCATCCGCTCGGCGGTGGAGGCCAGCGCCAGCACCACGTCCGAGTTCTTGCCGGCGAAGTCGCGGCCGCGGCCGGACGCTCCCGCCTGCACCATGACCGGGTCCTCCGCCGCGGGTGCGGTGTTGAGCGGCCCGCGGACGCGGAAGAAGCGGCCCTCGTGGTCGATGGTGTGGACCTTGCGGAAGTCGGCGAAGACGCCGCCCGCGACGTCCTCGACGATCGCGTCAGGCTCCCAGCTCCGCCAGAGCTTGCGGACGACCTCCACCCACTCGTCGGCGCGGTCGTAGCGGAGGTCGTGCTCCACCTGCTTGTCGAGGCCGTAGTTCTGGGCCGCCAGGTCGGAGCCGCTGGTCACCACGTTGAAGCCGAGCCGGCCGCCCGCGAAGTGCTGGAGGGTGCTCAGCAGGCGCGCGGCGGTGAACGGCTCGTAGAAGCTCGCGCTCAGCGTGGGCACGATGCCGAGCCGGGAGGTCGCCCCGAGCAGGTACGGCACGAGCGGCAGCGGGTCGTGCTTCGGGACGAAGCGCGCGGCAGCGAGGTTCACTTCGGCGGAGCCGCCGTAGGTGTCGGGCACGGCCACGCCGTCCTCGATGATGAAGAGGTCGAAGCCGGCGCCCTCGAAGGCGCGCGCGGCATCCTGGTAGACCGGCGGCTGCTTCCAGTCGTAACCGACGCCGTAACTCGGGTCGCCCCAGCCCTGGACGCCGAAGCCCGCGCCGAGGAACCAGCCGAAGTGGAGGAGTGCCATGCGTTCCTTGCTGTGAGTAGTGCTGTCTGGTGGTCAGTGCTGTGTCAGTCGACGCCGACGCCCGCGGCGCTCAGCCAGTCCGCGTCGTACGCCTTGGTCAGGTAGTTGGTGCCGCCGTCCGGGGCGATGGCCACGATGACCGACCCGGGCCGCGCCTCCCGCGCCACCCGCAGGGCCGCCGCGACGGCGAGCGCCGACGACGGTCCGAGCAGCAGCGCCTCCTCGGCGGCGAGCCGGCGGAGCGTGCGGTAGACCACCCCATCCTCGACCGTGTGCACTTCGTCCACCACCCCCGGGTCGAAGGTCTGCGGCCAGAACTCGCGCGGCCACGCGGTTCCGACGCCGTCGACCAGGATGCGGCCGGCCGCTCCCCCGTCGTAGGTCGAGCCCGCCGGGTTGGCGCCGTGCACCTCGACGGCGCCGCCGCTGACCTCCTTGAGGTAGCGGCCGGTGCCGCTCACGGTGCCGC
This genomic stretch from Leifsonia sp. EB41 harbors:
- a CDS encoding aromatic amino acid lyase translates to MASAVEMRTVRLGAQPPTVSDIVAVAEGAPVELDADARATLAASRAVVDRAIESGEPVYGLNRRLGAGRDDAVEADEFAAFQRRTIANHRGGVGEPLTETEARAVVAARLAGFTRGGAGVRPELADAYAALLNAGVTPRIPSRGSVGAADLTALAEVAAVVIGTGTVLRDGEAVPAEAALADAGLQPIELAPHEALAALSANALSVGVGSLAAVAARQLAEAADLVVALSLEAVAAHGPAGNLSPYAEAVADARGGEGQRASAHAIRVALAGSAVEATDRTVSVQDPLSFRTAPQLHGALRESIARLRAELEAELAARSENPVVDLPSGRLISGGNFQALPLSLALENLRLALAHAAEASERRTAALSSALAPARREGRTRIPGLLLYAAADAVAEVRQLAAPATLGSSTLSGVEDHATYAPLALRLLRRSLARTAEVVAIEALHAADLLGVLDAAPSGAGTGRLAAALAASLDGRAADDLVRATEGLLGLASSAERA
- a CDS encoding NtaA/DmoA family FMN-dependent monooxygenase (This protein belongs to a clade of FMN-dependent monooxygenases, within a broader family of flavin-dependent oxidoreductases, the luciferase-like monooxygenase (LMM) family, some of whose members use coenzyme F420 rather than FMN.), coding for MALLHFGWFLGAGFGVQGWGDPSYGVGYDWKQPPVYQDAARAFEGAGFDLFIIEDGVAVPDTYGGSAEVNLAAARFVPKHDPLPLVPYLLGATSRLGIVPTLSASFYEPFTAARLLSTLQHFAGGRLGFNVVTSGSDLAAQNYGLDKQVEHDLRYDRADEWVEVVRKLWRSWEPDAIVEDVAGGVFADFRKVHTIDHEGRFFRVRGPLNTAPAAEDPVMVQAGASGRGRDFAGKNSDVVLALASTAERMREYRDSIREVAEQHGRPADAVKVLFVVQPILTANAEETASVRAARAELTQAAIDEQLQSISYLTGVDFKTFDLDAPLPDVTTNSNRGTLDNFVSSAPAGSTLREILQTRAKKDGLAIIGTADEVADHLGELGEAVGGDGFLFTGQVHPANVHRTLDPLVPALRRRGLLRTELGDAGLRQNLADF